A genomic window from Fusarium oxysporum Fo47 chromosome VIII, complete sequence includes:
- a CDS encoding uncharacterized protein (of unknown function-domain containing protein) codes for MAVPSVAAAEMLPRFLLPRLSWGAPLSVSRATRPFASIPSRDQRRSFASIQAGPVPRRRSPQAESPIIKRAFHATTIRQRDHHFDTLKFVKRLQGEGFTEEQSAAMMKVLNDVIEESIQNLTRTMVLREDAAKATYTQKVDFAKLRSELLSADSTESNTTRTAHERLTNDIAKLSNRLRDEISRTQASVRLDLNLEKGRIREEAVGQELKIKETETKIEQEVAALREKLEQVKFQTLQWLMGVCTGFAALLLGAWRLLM; via the exons ATGGCAGTTCCTTCTGTCGCAGCAGCGGAGATGCTGCCTCGattccttcttcctcgtctcaGCTGGGGCGCTCCGCTCTCCGTATCAAGGGCGACCAGGCCATTTGCCTCTATCCCTTCTAGGGATCAAAGGAGGTCATTTGCATCAATCCAGGCTGGACCTGTTCCTAGACGTCGCTCTCCTCAAGCTGAAAGTCCTATTATAAAACGAGCATTCCATGCGACAACTATCAGACAACGAGATCATCACTTCGATACGCTCAAATTTGTTAAGCGATTACAGGGTGAAGGGTTCACTGAGGAGCAGTCGGCtgcgatgatgaaggtgcTGAACGATGTTATTGAAGAGAG TATCCAAAATCTCACCCGAACAATGGTACTCCGCGAAGATGCAGCAAAAGCAACGTACACTCAAAAGGTCGACTTTGCCAAGCTGCGTTCCGAGCTTCTCTCCGCCGATTCCACCGAATCCAACACGACGCGTACAGCACACGAACGATTGACAAACGACATTGCCAAGCTCAGCAACCGACTGCGCGACGAGATCAGCCGTACACAAGCTAGCGTGCGCCTCGACCTTAACTTAGAAAAGGGCCGTATTAGGGAGGAGGCTGTGGGCCAGgagctcaagatcaaggagacgGAGACAAAGATTGAGCAGGAGGTTGCTGCGCTGAGGGAGAAGCTCGAGCAGGTCAAGTTCCAGACACTCCAGTGGCTTATGGGTGTGTGCACCGGTTTCGCGGCGCTGCTACTTGGTGCTTGGAGATTGCTCATGTAA